Proteins from a single region of Corynebacterium casei LMG S-19264:
- a CDS encoding CNNM domain-containing protein → MDSWIVNLIVTIVVIILSAFFVIIEFSLMSARRNRLEETAETSRASRAGLRSLNELTIMLAGAQLGITAATFILGAVTKPWVHHLLMVPLEAMGLPMGIADVVSFILALFIVTFLHLVIGEMAPKSWAITHPETALGMIAIPARGFIWLFRPLLVWINNMANTLVRRTGETPVDRAGAAGYDVDTLRTLVEHSRETGTLDESSASQITGVIELETSTVGEFARLHGSEIVPLPSDATVAELQSLCISKNIMRALIYTKNSRMPQVVHVRDTLLAQPDEPALQFSRPALTVAGSTTVQHTLDHMRARNEQMIIVGKSNNKPGAQAVWILTWNNIMNQLWPQITEELDKVPTLPPEERAAFRRPQAPGEES, encoded by the coding sequence ATGGATAGCTGGATTGTGAATCTGATTGTCACCATCGTGGTGATTATCCTGTCTGCTTTCTTTGTCATCATTGAGTTTTCTTTGATGAGTGCGCGTCGCAACCGTCTGGAAGAAACCGCTGAGACTTCTCGCGCATCACGCGCTGGTCTGCGCTCTCTCAATGAGTTGACCATCATGTTGGCCGGTGCCCAGCTGGGCATTACCGCCGCTACCTTCATTTTGGGTGCGGTGACCAAGCCGTGGGTTCACCACTTGTTGATGGTTCCATTGGAAGCAATGGGCTTGCCGATGGGCATCGCTGACGTTGTTTCCTTCATCCTCGCCCTTTTCATCGTGACCTTCTTGCACCTGGTTATTGGTGAAATGGCTCCGAAGTCCTGGGCGATTACCCACCCTGAAACCGCACTGGGCATGATCGCAATTCCGGCCCGTGGCTTCATCTGGTTGTTCCGCCCACTGCTGGTGTGGATCAACAATATGGCGAACACCCTGGTGCGCCGCACTGGTGAAACCCCAGTTGACCGCGCTGGCGCTGCTGGCTATGACGTGGATACGCTGCGCACTCTGGTGGAGCACTCCCGTGAGACCGGCACCTTGGATGAGTCCTCAGCGTCGCAGATCACCGGCGTGATTGAGCTGGAAACCTCCACCGTCGGCGAGTTCGCTCGCCTCCACGGCTCGGAGATTGTGCCGTTGCCTTCCGATGCCACGGTTGCCGAACTACAGTCCCTGTGCATTTCCAAGAACATCATGCGTGCGTTGATCTACACCAAGAATTCACGCATGCCGCAGGTTGTGCACGTTCGTGACACCCTGTTGGCGCAACCTGATGAGCCAGCTCTGCAATTCTCCCGCCCAGCGTTGACCGTTGCCGGTTCTACTACCGTGCAGCACACGCTTGACCACATGCGTGCTCGTAATGAGCAGATGATCATCGTGGGCAAGTCCAACAACAAGCCTGGCGCCCAAGCCGTCTGGATCTTGACGTGGAACAACATCATGAACCAGCTGTGGCCACAAATTACGGAGGAGTTGGACAAGGTTCCTACTCTCCCACCAGAAGAGCGCGCGGCCTTCCGCCGCCCGCAAGCACCTGGTGAAGAAAGCTAG
- a CDS encoding hemolysin family protein has translation MMTAIFMILAGIVVIGLIIVANAFFVAQEFAYMSVDRAQLRTLAASGDNRAQRALKITQKTSFMLSGAQLGITVTGLLIGYVAEPLVGQGLGILLGGVGIPTAVSVGVGTVLALVASTIATMLFAELFPKNYTIAAPMNSALWLATPSIVFLKIFGPLVHFFEYSSNAILRLFKIEPLEDVDSSATSDDLESIMDNSRESGDLDDDTYLVLDRLLHFPHDDVDHAMVPRSRTDVVDPETTVAEVRELMSTNHTRYPVIDDEHNPVGIVHLFDVLTWQGDQQAPVTEVMKESVVVPELMSLPTLVEELQQADEKMACVIDEYGGFVGIVTLEDLAEEILGDITDEHDVEETEEITEQDDTHWLVDGDTPLDEIERAIGHDLPEGDFETIAGLLIAHTGALVVEGETHTIDLEAEPEDWVEEDAPKRHLNIHVQEVDRHVPSVLAIELVEEVANDDDDRDADDAPVSESSDEGQVR, from the coding sequence ATGATGACCGCAATTTTTATGATTCTCGCAGGCATCGTAGTTATTGGCCTGATCATCGTTGCAAACGCCTTCTTCGTAGCGCAAGAATTTGCCTACATGTCGGTCGACCGCGCCCAGCTTCGAACGCTGGCAGCAAGCGGCGACAACCGCGCGCAACGTGCACTTAAAATTACTCAAAAAACATCCTTCATGCTCTCTGGCGCACAGCTGGGCATCACGGTGACAGGCCTGCTCATTGGCTATGTCGCTGAGCCCCTAGTTGGCCAGGGACTCGGCATTTTGCTGGGTGGCGTTGGCATTCCAACCGCCGTTTCGGTTGGTGTTGGTACTGTCCTGGCGCTGGTGGCGTCCACGATTGCCACAATGTTGTTCGCGGAGCTGTTCCCGAAGAACTACACCATTGCCGCGCCAATGAACTCCGCACTGTGGCTGGCAACCCCATCCATTGTCTTCCTCAAGATTTTCGGACCACTGGTCCACTTCTTCGAGTACTCTTCCAACGCCATCTTGAGACTGTTCAAGATTGAGCCTTTGGAAGACGTGGATTCTTCCGCTACTTCAGATGACCTGGAATCCATCATGGATAATTCCCGCGAATCTGGCGATTTGGATGATGACACCTACTTGGTGCTCGACCGTCTGCTGCACTTCCCTCACGATGATGTGGACCACGCGATGGTTCCACGTTCGCGTACTGACGTTGTGGATCCAGAGACCACCGTCGCTGAGGTGCGTGAGCTGATGTCCACTAATCACACCCGCTACCCAGTCATTGATGATGAGCACAACCCAGTGGGCATTGTGCATCTTTTTGATGTCCTGACGTGGCAAGGTGACCAGCAGGCGCCCGTGACCGAAGTGATGAAGGAATCCGTCGTGGTTCCGGAGCTGATGTCTTTGCCAACGCTGGTGGAAGAACTCCAGCAGGCCGATGAAAAGATGGCCTGTGTCATTGATGAATACGGCGGCTTCGTCGGCATTGTTACCCTTGAGGACCTCGCTGAGGAAATCTTGGGCGATATCACCGATGAGCACGACGTCGAAGAGACCGAAGAGATCACCGAGCAAGACGACACGCATTGGCTTGTCGATGGCGATACGCCGCTGGATGAAATCGAGCGCGCCATTGGCCATGACCTGCCCGAAGGTGACTTTGAAACCATCGCTGGTCTGCTCATCGCGCACACCGGTGCTTTGGTGGTCGAAGGTGAAACCCACACCATTGACTTGGAAGCAGAGCCCGAAGACTGGGTGGAAGAAGATGCCCCGAAGCGTCATTTAAATATCCATGTGCAAGAAGTTGACCGCCACGTCCCTTCTGTCTTGGCAATTGAGTTGGTTGAAGAAGTTGCGAATGATGATGACGACAGGGACGCTGATGACGCCCCAGTCTCTGAATCTAGCGATGAAGGGCAGGTGCGCTAA
- the hemW gene encoding radical SAM family heme chaperone HemW: MKDTFGLYIHVPFCATRCGYCDFNTYTPGELGSPRDLTGPYLDALERELELAAAKVNRPADTIFVGGGTPSLLGGEGLTRVLNAARNTFGISEGAEITTESNPESTSPEFFAQIKDAGFTRVSLGMQSAASHVLQVLERAHTPGRPFAAAKEAKAAGFEHVNLDMIYATPTETDDDVRRTLDLALETGVDHISAYSLIVEDGTRMARKVKKGELPMPDQDTMARRYDIIADTLDNAGFGWYEVSNWAKEGGECRHNMIYWRDHDWWGAGPGAHSHLGDQRFYNVKLPGRYINMVGADELPIADTETLTDSEHHMEKIMLGLRLREGIDRTLLSDKAQPMIDGFIDRGLLADDTSLHVTRSGRLLADGIITDLLLAEES, from the coding sequence ATGAAGGACACGTTTGGGCTTTATATCCATGTGCCGTTTTGCGCAACGCGCTGCGGCTATTGTGATTTCAACACTTATACCCCCGGTGAGCTGGGAAGCCCGCGTGATCTCACAGGCCCATACTTAGACGCACTTGAACGTGAATTAGAACTGGCGGCCGCGAAAGTAAATCGTCCCGCTGACACCATCTTTGTCGGCGGCGGCACCCCCTCCTTATTGGGTGGGGAAGGACTAACCCGCGTTCTTAATGCCGCGCGCAATACCTTCGGGATTTCGGAAGGCGCGGAAATCACCACGGAGTCCAATCCGGAGTCCACCTCGCCGGAATTCTTCGCTCAAATCAAGGACGCTGGGTTTACCCGTGTGAGCCTGGGGATGCAGTCCGCGGCCTCCCACGTCTTGCAGGTCTTGGAGCGCGCGCACACCCCGGGCCGTCCTTTCGCGGCGGCCAAAGAAGCCAAGGCGGCGGGCTTTGAGCACGTCAACTTGGACATGATTTATGCAACGCCGACGGAGACAGATGATGATGTCCGCCGTACCTTGGACTTGGCATTAGAGACTGGGGTGGACCACATCAGCGCCTATTCGCTCATTGTCGAAGACGGCACGCGCATGGCGCGCAAAGTGAAAAAGGGTGAGCTTCCCATGCCGGACCAGGACACTATGGCCCGGCGTTATGACATCATCGCGGATACCCTCGATAACGCCGGTTTTGGCTGGTATGAGGTGTCCAACTGGGCGAAGGAAGGCGGGGAGTGCCGCCACAACATGATCTATTGGCGCGATCACGATTGGTGGGGCGCCGGCCCCGGTGCGCACTCGCACTTAGGTGATCAGCGTTTCTACAACGTGAAGCTGCCGGGCCGCTACATCAACATGGTGGGCGCGGATGAGCTGCCCATCGCGGATACAGAAACGTTGACCGATTCCGAGCACCACATGGAAAAGATCATGCTTGGCCTGCGCCTGCGCGAAGGCATTGACCGCACCTTGCTCTCTGATAAGGCACAGCCGATGATCGATGGGTTCATTGATCGCGGTTTGCTCGCCGATGACACCAGCTTGCACGTCACCCGCTCCGGCCGCTTGCTTGCCGATGGCATCATTACCGACCTGCTCTTAGCTGAAGAGAGCTAG
- the hrcA gene encoding heat-inducible transcriptional repressor HrcA — MSSITDARRKEVLRAIVAGFISSQEPVGSKALLERYQLGVSSATIRNDMAVLESEGLITQPHASSGRIPTEKGYRVFVDSLHDLKPLSRPERKAMLTFLEGGVDLQDVLHRAARMLAQVTNSAAVVQMPNLRVSTVKHCEVVALSPVRLLLVVITDTGRVEQRNVELDAVIEPEDVLRLRDIINDALAGKTLSAATAHLSELEESAPLDIRPHLRNAATVLVETLVEYPAERYLLAGTPNLTRNSFPGRGIDLSGILEALEEQVVVLNLLTRVPEVGNISVVIGEEHDDDQLRQASVVTTAYGTEGEILGGLGVVGPTFMDYSGTMSRVSAVAHYVSDILGHE; from the coding sequence ATGTCGAGTATCACAGACGCCAGGCGTAAAGAAGTCCTGCGCGCTATCGTTGCAGGCTTTATCTCCTCGCAGGAACCTGTTGGTTCCAAGGCGCTGCTAGAGCGCTACCAATTAGGGGTTTCTTCAGCGACTATCCGCAATGACATGGCGGTGCTGGAATCTGAAGGACTCATTACCCAACCGCATGCATCATCCGGGCGCATCCCCACGGAAAAGGGCTACCGCGTCTTTGTGGATTCACTTCATGATCTCAAGCCACTGTCGCGGCCTGAGCGCAAAGCTATGCTGACCTTCCTCGAAGGTGGCGTGGACTTGCAAGACGTGTTGCATCGGGCAGCGCGCATGCTGGCGCAAGTAACCAACTCCGCCGCAGTGGTGCAGATGCCAAACCTACGGGTGTCCACCGTCAAGCACTGTGAAGTAGTAGCACTATCGCCAGTGCGTCTGCTGCTGGTGGTTATTACTGATACCGGACGCGTGGAACAACGCAACGTGGAACTTGATGCAGTCATTGAACCCGAAGATGTTCTGCGCCTGCGCGACATTATCAATGACGCTTTAGCGGGCAAGACACTGTCTGCGGCAACCGCGCATCTCAGTGAGCTTGAGGAATCTGCACCGCTGGATATCCGCCCGCACCTTCGTAATGCCGCGACAGTATTGGTAGAGACCCTGGTGGAATATCCAGCAGAGCGCTACCTTCTGGCCGGCACCCCAAACCTGACGCGCAACTCTTTCCCAGGTCGCGGCATTGACCTGTCCGGGATCTTGGAAGCACTCGAAGAGCAAGTCGTGGTGCTCAATCTGCTCACGCGTGTGCCTGAGGTGGGCAACATCTCCGTGGTTATTGGTGAAGAACATGATGATGATCAGCTGCGCCAAGCCTCCGTGGTCACCACCGCTTATGGCACCGAAGGTGAAATTCTTGGTGGTCTCGGCGTGGTGGGCCCCACATTCATGGACTATTCAGGAACAATGTCCCGGGTCTCCGCCGTTGCACACTATGTCAGCGATATCCTCGGACATGAGTAA
- the dnaJ gene encoding molecular chaperone DnaJ, whose protein sequence is MARDYYGILGVESNASDQEIKKAYRKLARKYHPDVNPGDEEAAEKFREASLAQEVLLDPQKRRVVDMGSDPMEQQGGGGAGGFGGGFGGGGLGDIFAEFFGGAGGGQGRGPRSRVQPGNDALLRTGITLEEAYAGMRKTVTVDTAVLCDRCSGSGSASKAKPVTCTGCGGAGEIQEVQRSFLGNVMTSRPCPQCQGFGEVITDPCNHCGGDGRVKKRRDLTVNIPAGIGDGMRIRMADQGEVGHGGGPAGDLYVEVHTQKHPVFERDADDLHVSVRVPMVDAALGTSFPIEHLDGETFDIDIEPGTQPGEAIELDGKGMPRLRTDGHGKLYAHVDVVVPTNLDKKTKEMLEQIRDKREEATKVQSADDNDGEGFFDRLRDKFRR, encoded by the coding sequence ATGGCTCGTGACTACTACGGCATCTTAGGCGTGGAATCCAACGCTTCCGATCAGGAAATTAAGAAGGCTTACCGCAAACTGGCGCGCAAGTACCACCCAGATGTTAATCCCGGCGATGAAGAAGCAGCGGAGAAGTTCCGTGAAGCTTCATTAGCGCAGGAAGTTCTTCTGGATCCGCAGAAGCGCCGCGTAGTTGACATGGGATCTGACCCAATGGAGCAGCAGGGCGGCGGTGGCGCCGGCGGCTTTGGTGGTGGCTTCGGCGGCGGTGGCCTGGGCGATATCTTCGCTGAGTTCTTCGGCGGCGCCGGCGGCGGCCAGGGCCGTGGCCCACGCTCCCGTGTGCAGCCGGGCAATGATGCGCTGCTGCGCACCGGCATTACGCTGGAAGAGGCGTACGCCGGTATGCGCAAGACCGTCACCGTGGATACCGCGGTGTTGTGTGACCGTTGCTCCGGTTCCGGTTCCGCATCCAAGGCGAAACCAGTGACCTGTACTGGCTGTGGTGGCGCCGGTGAAATTCAGGAAGTACAGCGCTCTTTCCTTGGCAATGTGATGACGTCCCGTCCTTGTCCACAGTGTCAAGGCTTCGGTGAAGTTATCACCGATCCTTGTAACCACTGTGGCGGCGATGGCCGTGTAAAGAAGCGCCGCGATCTGACGGTCAACATCCCAGCGGGTATTGGTGATGGTATGCGCATCCGCATGGCAGACCAGGGCGAAGTTGGTCACGGTGGTGGCCCAGCCGGTGACCTCTATGTTGAGGTGCACACCCAAAAGCACCCCGTCTTTGAACGCGACGCCGATGACTTGCACGTCTCCGTACGCGTGCCGATGGTCGACGCCGCCCTTGGTACCTCATTCCCCATCGAGCACCTCGACGGCGAAACCTTCGACATCGATATCGAGCCAGGCACCCAGCCAGGTGAAGCCATCGAGCTCGACGGCAAGGGCATGCCACGCCTGCGCACCGATGGCCACGGCAAGCTTTATGCACACGTCGATGTTGTGGTTCCCACCAACTTGGACAAGAAGACCAAGGAAATGCTGGAGCAGATCCGCGACAAGCGCGAAGAAGCCACCAAGGTGCAGTCTGCCGATGACAACGACGGCGAAGGCTTCTTCGACCGCCTCCGTGATAAATTCCGCCGTTAA